The Antennarius striatus isolate MH-2024 chromosome 11, ASM4005453v1, whole genome shotgun sequence genome window below encodes:
- the zfand4 gene encoding AN1-type zinc finger protein 4 isoform X4, with the protein MPVPLSLILGQPSSFNHPSLKSLSQLAKMTDRKEPPFFNDDSVGAFQYKLPFYDIIELFIETLTGTCFELRVLPFEAVISVKAKIQRLEGIPVAQQHLIWNNMELDDEHCLHDYGIAGGCTLKLVLAMRGGPINTRRVTMEDPIKDVTDLMDSTKEEGWEKALSNKQVTFVVYREGDQLNFFRVVDRGNGNLTPQSESLSAESMRNVCAEEEEEDGESYTAAQQSRENSITMNKMKLLKAKMEDMNLNKKPKKSAKIKPRPPISPHPFSSSLGSSSTRHHQRLFRSLYHVNQPRQSSAQLPPITDCKSSSSAAATSAHMSIHRRPPPSFSSPSCYVLQEEEPWETCPPFANIRPPPKVSRLDIGGTRLMRDCIYPQLPPLCIRGAPDATFDPAEPKAEAVGFGMLDEAAGLVVSTQPAAPFGELSEPLSLDVSTQPEGGGPLPLEIGAQHQIPLSSSPLSSWTLETSDTLTSRADRTLIGTSFHISSPPMPACASPSISNSCLQPSLHAQASAQAKHGNTSLHPSATSPAHPPHICGVEVESPGKMPDFMSKRDGITKMASEAFKEPVGSLNNSDLLASLSTRAPGSGKGSLGNSLGLALALAPAIALEQGSFGSRLPSSSTNRLLQKDLIRQLSPLHRAAASYVSPNTSSAGGVMSSFGRIVFPRG; encoded by the exons ATGCCCGTCCCTCTCTCCCTCATCCTGGGCCAGCCCTCCTCATTTAACCATCCATCCCTGAAGTCTCTTTCACAACTTGCCAAgatgacagacagaaaagagcCACCCTTCTTTAATGACGACAGTGTGGGAGCTTTTCAGTATAAGCTTCCTTTCTATGACATTATAGAGCTCTTCATAGAGACCCTGACCGGAACCTGTTTTGAGCTGCGTGTGTTGCCCTTTGAGGCTGTCATTTCAGTCAAGGCAAAGATCCAGAGACTGGAAG GTATCCCTGTTGCCCAGCAACACCTTATCTGGAACAATATGGAGCTGGATGACGAACATTGTCTGCATGACTATGG cATTGCAGGAGGCTGCACTTTGAAACTGGTCTTGGCAATGAGGGGAGGCCCCATTAACACCaggagag TAACCATGGAGGATCCTATTAAGGATGTGACAGACCTGATGGACAGCACCAAGGAGGAGGGTTGGGAAAAAGCTCTGTCCAACAAGCAGGTCACATTCGTGGTGTATCGCGAGGGTGACCAGCTAAACTTCTTTAGAGTGGTCGACAGGGGAAATGGAAACCTGACCCCGCAGTCTGAATCTTTGAG tgcCGAATCGATGCGCAATGTAtgtgcagaggaggaggaggaggatggagagagttACACAGCTGCACAGCAGAGCCGTGAGAACTCCATCACTATGAACAAAATGAAGCTACTCAAAGCCAAGATGGAGGACATGAACCTCAATAAGAAG CCTAAGAAGTCGGCAAAGATAAAACCACGGCCCCCCATCAGCCCACATCCCTTCAGCAGCTCTCTTGGATCTTCCAGCACACGACACCATCAGCGCCTCTTTCGTTCCCTCTACCACGTCAATCAGCCTCGGCAGTCGAGCGCACAACTACCTCCAATCACAGACTGTAAATCCTCATCCTCTGCTGCTGCGACATCTGCACACATGTCCATCCATAGACGacctcctccatctttctcctcACCCTCTTGTTATGTTCTCCAGGAAGAGGAGCCATGGGAGACATGCCCACCTTTTGCAAATATCAGACCACCGCCTAAAGTGTCCCGATTGGACATTGGTGGCACCAGGTTGATGAGAGACTGTATTTACCCTCAACTCCCTCCGCTGTGTATCAGAGGTGCCCCTGATGCCACCTTTGACCCAGCTGAGCCTAAAGCCGAGGCAGTTGGCTTTGGTATGTTAGATGAAGCTGCTGGGCTGGTGGTGTCGACGCAACCTGCCGCTCCGTTTGGTGAACTGTCAGAGCCTTTGAGTCTGGATGTGTCCACTCAGCCGGAGGGTGGAGGTCCTCTGCCACTTGAAATCGGGGCTCAGCACCAGATCCCACTCTCCTCTTCCCCGCTGAGCTCCTGGACACTTGAAACAAGCGATACTCTCACCAGCAGAGCCGATCGGACACTAATTGGCACATCCTTTCATATCAGCTCGCCTCCGATGCCCGCTTGTGCCTCACCTTCCATTTCTAACAGCTGTTTACAACCCAGCCTTCATGCACAAGCCTCAGCACAAGCAAAGCACGGAAACACATCCCTTCACCCCTCCGCCACCTCACCAGCTCATCCACCACACATTTGTGGTGTTGAAGTGGAGTCGCCTGGCAAGATGCCAGACTTTATGTCTAAGAGGGACGGCATCACTAAGATGGCCAGCGAAGCCTTTAAAGAGCCCGTGGGATCCCTGAACAACTCTGACCTCTTGGCCTCTCTCTCCACAAGGGCACCGGGTAGCGGCAAGGGCAGCCTTGGCAACAGTCTGGGGCTTGCATTGGCATTGGCTCCTGCCATTGCCTTAGAGCAAGGCAGCTTTGGCAGCAGGTTACCTTCGAGTTCAACCAACAGACTCCTTCAGAAGGATCTCATCAGACAATTGTCACCATTGCATCGAGCAGCAGCCTCTTATGTG TCCCCAAACACATCCTCTGCTGGGGGAGTCATGTCTTCATTCGGAAGAATCG TGTTTCCCAGAGGCTGA
- the zfand4 gene encoding AN1-type zinc finger protein 4 isoform X3, with amino-acid sequence MPVPLSLILGQPSSFNHPSLKSLSQLAKMTDRKEPPFFNDDSVGAFQYKLPFYDIIELFIETLTGTCFELRVLPFEAVISVKAKIQRLEGIPVAQQHLIWNNMELDDEHCLHDYGIAGGCTLKLVLAMRGGPINTRRVTMEDPIKDVTDLMDSTKEEGWEKALSNKQVTFVVYREGDQLNFFRVVDRGNGNLTPQSESLSAESMRNVCAEEEEEDGESYTAAQQSRENSITMNKMKLLKAKMEDMNLNKKPKKSAKIKPRPPISPHPFSSSLGSSSTRHHQRLFRSLYHVNQPRQSSAQLPPITDCKSSSSAAATSAHMSIHRRPPPSFSSPSCYVLQEEEPWETCPPFANIRPPPKVSRLDIGGTRLMRDCIYPQLPPLCIRGAPDATFDPAEPKAEAVGFGMLDEAAGLVVSTQPAAPFGELSEPLSLDVSTQPEGGGPLPLEIGAQHQIPLSSSPLSSWTLETSDTLTSRADRTLIGTSFHISSPPMPACASPSISNSCLQPSLHAQASAQAKHGNTSLHPSATSPAHPPHICGVEVESPGKMPDFMSKRDGITKMASEAFKEPVGSLNNSDLLASLSTRAPGSGKGSLGNSLGLALALAPAIALEQGSFGSRLPSSSTNRLLQKDLIRQLSPLHRAAASYVSPNTSSAGGVMSSFGRIENTDENALINMPESKWKKLSAI; translated from the exons ATGCCCGTCCCTCTCTCCCTCATCCTGGGCCAGCCCTCCTCATTTAACCATCCATCCCTGAAGTCTCTTTCACAACTTGCCAAgatgacagacagaaaagagcCACCCTTCTTTAATGACGACAGTGTGGGAGCTTTTCAGTATAAGCTTCCTTTCTATGACATTATAGAGCTCTTCATAGAGACCCTGACCGGAACCTGTTTTGAGCTGCGTGTGTTGCCCTTTGAGGCTGTCATTTCAGTCAAGGCAAAGATCCAGAGACTGGAAG GTATCCCTGTTGCCCAGCAACACCTTATCTGGAACAATATGGAGCTGGATGACGAACATTGTCTGCATGACTATGG cATTGCAGGAGGCTGCACTTTGAAACTGGTCTTGGCAATGAGGGGAGGCCCCATTAACACCaggagag TAACCATGGAGGATCCTATTAAGGATGTGACAGACCTGATGGACAGCACCAAGGAGGAGGGTTGGGAAAAAGCTCTGTCCAACAAGCAGGTCACATTCGTGGTGTATCGCGAGGGTGACCAGCTAAACTTCTTTAGAGTGGTCGACAGGGGAAATGGAAACCTGACCCCGCAGTCTGAATCTTTGAG tgcCGAATCGATGCGCAATGTAtgtgcagaggaggaggaggaggatggagagagttACACAGCTGCACAGCAGAGCCGTGAGAACTCCATCACTATGAACAAAATGAAGCTACTCAAAGCCAAGATGGAGGACATGAACCTCAATAAGAAG CCTAAGAAGTCGGCAAAGATAAAACCACGGCCCCCCATCAGCCCACATCCCTTCAGCAGCTCTCTTGGATCTTCCAGCACACGACACCATCAGCGCCTCTTTCGTTCCCTCTACCACGTCAATCAGCCTCGGCAGTCGAGCGCACAACTACCTCCAATCACAGACTGTAAATCCTCATCCTCTGCTGCTGCGACATCTGCACACATGTCCATCCATAGACGacctcctccatctttctcctcACCCTCTTGTTATGTTCTCCAGGAAGAGGAGCCATGGGAGACATGCCCACCTTTTGCAAATATCAGACCACCGCCTAAAGTGTCCCGATTGGACATTGGTGGCACCAGGTTGATGAGAGACTGTATTTACCCTCAACTCCCTCCGCTGTGTATCAGAGGTGCCCCTGATGCCACCTTTGACCCAGCTGAGCCTAAAGCCGAGGCAGTTGGCTTTGGTATGTTAGATGAAGCTGCTGGGCTGGTGGTGTCGACGCAACCTGCCGCTCCGTTTGGTGAACTGTCAGAGCCTTTGAGTCTGGATGTGTCCACTCAGCCGGAGGGTGGAGGTCCTCTGCCACTTGAAATCGGGGCTCAGCACCAGATCCCACTCTCCTCTTCCCCGCTGAGCTCCTGGACACTTGAAACAAGCGATACTCTCACCAGCAGAGCCGATCGGACACTAATTGGCACATCCTTTCATATCAGCTCGCCTCCGATGCCCGCTTGTGCCTCACCTTCCATTTCTAACAGCTGTTTACAACCCAGCCTTCATGCACAAGCCTCAGCACAAGCAAAGCACGGAAACACATCCCTTCACCCCTCCGCCACCTCACCAGCTCATCCACCACACATTTGTGGTGTTGAAGTGGAGTCGCCTGGCAAGATGCCAGACTTTATGTCTAAGAGGGACGGCATCACTAAGATGGCCAGCGAAGCCTTTAAAGAGCCCGTGGGATCCCTGAACAACTCTGACCTCTTGGCCTCTCTCTCCACAAGGGCACCGGGTAGCGGCAAGGGCAGCCTTGGCAACAGTCTGGGGCTTGCATTGGCATTGGCTCCTGCCATTGCCTTAGAGCAAGGCAGCTTTGGCAGCAGGTTACCTTCGAGTTCAACCAACAGACTCCTTCAGAAGGATCTCATCAGACAATTGTCACCATTGCATCGAGCAGCAGCCTCTTATGTG TCCCCAAACACATCCTCTGCTGGGGGAGTCATGTCTTCATTCGGAAGAATCG AGAATACGGATGAAAATGCCTTGATCAATATGCCCGAGTC